Sequence from the Lentimicrobiaceae bacterium genome:
AAAAACCTTTTTATATGCAACAAAAACCTCGTGTCCTCATGTATAATTATTAAAAATTTGTGTAGGTTTGAATCCTTGATTTTTAAATTATGCGAGCAGTAGTACAGAGAGTTTCAGAAGCTTCTGTTGTTATAAACGGGGAAAAAGTAGCCGCGATTAGTAAAGGGTTACTTGTATTGTTAGGTATTGAAAAATCGGACAATGAGGAAGATGGCATTTGGCTAAGCGGGAAAATTGCACGTTTAAGGATTTTTCCGGATGGTTATGGGGCGATGAACCTGCCAATAACCGAGACCGAAGGTAATATAATTGTAGTGAGCCAGTTTACATTGCATGCCAGCACCCGTAAGGGCAACCGTCCGTCCTTTATCCGTGCTGCAAAACCTGAAACAGCGCTCCCCTTGTATAAGGCATTTATCGAAAGGCTGAAAGAGGATACCGGAAAAGATATTTCTACCGGCGAATTTGGAGCCATGATGCAGGTTCACCTTGTTAACGATGGACCGGTAACATTGTTTATAGATTCGAAAAATAAGGAATAAAAGCGTTAAAAAC
This genomic interval carries:
- the dtd gene encoding D-aminoacyl-tRNA deacylase, translated to MRAVVQRVSEASVVINGEKVAAISKGLLVLLGIEKSDNEEDGIWLSGKIARLRIFPDGYGAMNLPITETEGNIIVVSQFTLHASTRKGNRPSFIRAAKPETALPLYKAFIERLKEDTGKDISTGEFGAMMQVHLVNDGPVTLFIDSKNKE